The Nostoc sp. 'Lobaria pulmonaria (5183) cyanobiont' DNA window CTTTCTCTGCGACACGCTACGCGAACACCACTTCCGGAATTAACTATTCAATATGGAGATTTTGTCAATTGGCAACGAAAATGGCTTGATGGCGAGCGTATTCAACCTTTATTGGCTTATTGGAAACAAAAATTGCAGGGTGAGCTACCTGTACTGAATTTATCAACAGACCGTGCGCGATCGCCAGTTAAAACCTTCACAGGCGGTCAAGCGAAATTAATTCTTTCCCAAACTCTGACAAAAGAGCTAAAGAATTTAAGCCGTCATTCGGGAGTAACTCTGTTTATGACCTTGCTTACAGCCTTCAAAACCTTGCTGTATCGCTATACAGGTCAGACCGATATTTTAGTCGGTTCGCCAATCGCCAATCGCAACAGAGCAGAAGTTGATTCATTAATAGGATTTTTTGTCAATGTTTTAGTATTGCGTACAGACCTATCTGGCGACCTAAGTTTTCAGGAGTTACTAGCACGAGTGAAGTCTACAGCTTTAGAAGCTTATGTTCATCAAGACTTACCTTTTGAGAAGTTAGTAGAAGAACTAAAGCCAAATAGAGACTTGAGTTACAATCCACTATTTCAAGTGATGTTCGTTCTCCAGAATGTGCCAAAACCTAGTCTAAGCCTATCAGATGTATCAGTTACTTATGAAGAGGGCTACAACAGGACATCTAAGTTTGATTTGACATTGTTTATGGAGGATTCCGAGCAAGGGTTGGTTGCAACTTGCGAGTACAACATGGATTTATTTAATGCAGATACCGTTACTCGGATGCTGGGACACTTCAAGACTTTGCTAGAAAGCATAGTTAGCGATCCCCAACAACGCATTTCAGACTTGCAATTACTTACATCATCTGAACTAGAGCAATTATTAGTTGAGTGGAATGATACTAAGACAGACTACCCACAAGATAAGTGCATTCATCAACTGTTTGAAGCACAAGTAGAAAAAACACCATCTGATATTGCTGTCATATTTGAAAACCAAGAATTAACCTACCAGGAGTTAAACAACCGAGCGAATCAACTAGCACACTACTTACAAAAACTAGGGGTGAAGCCAGAAGTAATTGTAGGTGTCTGCATGAAGCGCAGCCCAGAAATGCTGATTGCATTGTTGGCTATTTTAAAAGTAGGCGGGGCTTACGTACCCCTAGACCCAGCCTATCCCCAGGAACGCTTAACTTTCATGGTAGAAGACAGTCAGACTAAGGTGCTGCTGACTCAAAGCCATCTAGTTGAATTGTTTGCTAAATCGAATGTGCATATTGTTTGGATTGATAGAGATTCACAATTACTTAGCCAACAGAGTAGAGAAAATCTGTTTAGTCAAGTAAAATCCAATAATCTAGCTTATGTCATTTATACTTCTGGTTCTACTGGTGTACCAAAAGGTGTTGCTATAGAACATCAAAGTTGTGTTGCTTTATTAACATGGTCAAGAGAGATTTTTACAGATAATGACCTTGCTGGAGTTTTAGCATCAACATCTATTTGCTTTGATTTGTCAGTATTTGAACTGTTTGTTCCCCTGAGTTGGGGTGGTAAAGTGATTCTTGTCGAGAATGCTTTGCACTTACCCTCGTTGGTTGCTGAGGTAAGCTTGGTTAATACAGTCCCAAGCATCATTGCAGAATTACTACAAGTAGATGGTTTACCTGCTTCCGTTAGGACGGTTAATCTTGCTGGTGAACCACTGCAAAATCAACTTGTGCAGCAAATTTATCAAAACGATCGTATTCAGAAAGTTTTGAATCTTTACGGACCCTCTGAAGATACAACCTACTCTACATTTGTTCAAGTAAATAAGGATAGCAACGTAACTATCGGTCGTCCCATTGCCAATACACAAATTTATCTGCTTGATACTAAGTTGCAAGCAGTACCAATTGGTGTCCCAGGTGAAATTTATATTGGTGGTGCTGGTTTAGCTAGAGGCTATTTAAACCGACCAGAGTTAACAAAGGAACGGTTTATATCTAACCCCCTCAATGATAAACTTGAATCACGGCTATATAAAACTGGAGATTTAGCTCGTTATTTACCAGATGGAAATTTAGAGTATTTAGGGCGAATTGATCATCAGGTTAAAATTAGAGGATTTCGGATTGAGTTAGGTGAAATTGAGAATGCATTGCTCAAACATCCAGCAGTGCGGGAAATTGTAGTTTTGGCGCGAGAAGATAAACCACGTGTTCAAAAATTGGTGGCTTATATTGTTCTTTTACCAGACCAAACACCTACAATTAGTGAACTACGAAGCTATCTCAAAGAACTACTACCTGAATATATGGTTCCTGGTGTTTTTATCTTCCTAGACACCTTACCACTTTTACCTAACGGAAAAGTAGACCGTCGTGCTTTACCTGTACCAGAAGCCTTGCGTCCAACATTGACGACTACCTATGAAGTACCCCAGTCGGAAATCGAACAGCAGATAGCAAAGCTTTGGCAAGAAGTGCTACATCTAGATAAAGTGGGTATTCATGATAATTTCTTTGACCTTGGTGGGCATTCACTACTGATGATTCAGGTTAATCATAAACTGCGTGCAATTTTGCAGCGAGATATATCAGTTGTCACCATGTTTCAGAACCCAACTATTTACTCCCTGGCGCAATATTTAAGTCAAAAACAACAGCTTTATTTTACAGGAACACGCCATCGCGCTCAAAAGCAAATTGAGGCTATCAATCGCCAAAAGCAGTTATTGAGTAAACAAGGTAAAAAGAATTATGAATAATACTACAAATAATTATCTCCTAGAAGGTATTGCTGTTATTGGGATGGCTGGGCGCTTTCCTGGTGCAAAGAATGTTTCCAGTTTTTGGCAGAATTTATGTGATGGAGTTGAGTCCACTTCTGCGTTTACAGATGCAGAATTAATCGCCTTTGGAATTTCACCGGAACTACTCAGCGATCCTAATTATTTAAAAGTTGGAGCAATATTAGAAAATATCGATTTATTTGATGCCTCATTCTTTGGTTTTAATCCTAAAGAAGCAGAAATTACAGATCCGCAGCATCGTTTGTTTTTAGAATGTGCATGGGAAGCACTAGAAAATGCTGGTTATGCTTCCCAAAGCTATGAAAGTAAAATTGCTGTTTATGCTGGTGCTAGTTTAAATAATTATCAATCATTTAATTTAAACCACGATCAAATTGGGTCAGGGAATACTTTCCAGAAAATGATCGGTAATGATAAAGATTTTCTTGCTACTCGCGTTTCCTATAAATTAAATCTCACTGGTCCAAGTTTAACGGTACAAACAGCTTGTTCTACTTCCTTGGTTGCAACTTCTTTAGCTTGTCAAAGCTTATTGAATTATCAATGCGATATGGCTTTGGCTGGTGGAGTATCTGTTCGGATTCCCCAAAAAACAGGGTATTTGCATCAAGAAGGAGGAATTTTATCACCTGACGGTCACTGTCGTGCCTTTGATGCCAAAGCAAAAGGAACAATTATTGGTAATGGTGCTGGAGTAGTAGTTTTAAAGCGGTTAGCTGACGCGATCGCCGATGGTGACAATATCTATGCTGTAATAAAAGGTAGCGCCATCAATAATGATGGTTCTGGTAAAGTAGGTTACACAGCACCAAGCGTTAACGGACAAGCAGATGTAGTAGCGGAAGCACTGGCTTTAGCTGGGGTAGAACCTGAAACCATTAGCTATATAGAAACTCACGGTTCAGGAACTGTCTTAGGCGATCCGATTGAAATTTCTGCTTTAACAAATGTTTTTCGTGAAAGTACCGATAAAAAGGGATTTTGTGCAATTGGTTCAGTCAAAACGAATATTGGTCATTTAGATGCAGCAGCAGGGGTTACAAGTTTAATCAAAACTGTTTTGGCTCTCAAACAAAAACAAATACCCCCTAGCTTAAATTTTGAAGAACCCAATCCTGAGATTGATTTTGCCAATAGTCCTTTTTACGTCAATACCAAGCTGAGGGAATGGAAAACTACTCATACTCCTCGCCGTGCAGGTGTGAGTTCTCTGGGTATAGGTGGGACTAATGCTCACGTAATTCTAGAAGAAGCCCCGACTCTTCCAGAATCTAGCCCTTCTCGTACTTGGCAGTTATTAGTACTTTCAGCAAAAACAGACTCAGCATTAAAAAGTACTACTGTCAATCTTGCAGATTACCTAAAACAGCATCCTGATTTAAACCTTGCAGATATTGCTTACACGTTGCAGTGTGGACGACAAGTTTTTGAGCATCGGCAGACAGTTGTTTGTCAAGATATTGCAGATGCGATCGCTGCACTTGAAGATCCAAAGCGCTTACTTACCAGTGTTCCAGAAACTGAAGAACGTCCTCTAGCCTTCATGTTTCCAGGGCTGGGTACTCAATATGTCAACATGGCTCTTGAACTTTACCAAGTTGAACTGACATTTCAAAAACAAATTGACTACTGTTGTGAATTTCTCAAACCACTTCTAGATAAAGATTTGCGAGATGTCCTATATCCCAATAGAAACAGTGAGAATGACACTCAGCAAAAACAAAACACTGTTACTGCTGGGCTAGATTTGCGAAAAATGTTAGGTCGTGGGGGAGAACAAGCAGATATATACACTCAAAAACTCAATCAAACTTATCTGACTCAGCCAGCTATTTTTGTCATTGAGTACGCCTTGGCCCAGTTGTGGATGTCATGGGGAATTCGTCCAACGGCTATGATTGGCTACAGCATCGGTGAATATGTTGCGGCTACCCTAGCAGGGGTGTTGTCTATTGAAGATGCTCTGACTCTCGTCGCTAAAAGAGCACAAATGATTCAGGAATTACCAAGTGGCGCAATGTTGGCTGTTCCCCTTTCGGAAGAACAGGTGCATCCTCTGTTGAATGAGAATCTTTCTTTGTCAGCAATCAACGGTTCCCAACAGTGCGTGATTGCTGGAGTCATAGACGCTGTGGATGAATTAGAAAGCAAGTTGACTCAAAAGGGATTAGCCTGTCGGCGTTTGCAAACCTCCCATGCCTTTCATTCAAAAATGATGGATGCGATCGCACAACCCTTCACCGACTTGGTAAAAACTGTCACCCTCCATCCACCCAAAATTCCCTATTTATCTAATGTCACGGGAACTTGGATTACAGCGACCGAAGCTACAGATCCCACATACTGGGCAAAGCATCTATGCGAAACTGTGCGTTTTGCAGATGGAGTTCAACAATTGTGGAAAAAACAAAATCCGATTCTGTTGGAGGTGGGATCGGGACAGACACTAAGCAGTTTAGCTTTACAGTGTTTGGATAACGGTTCCTCTACAGATCAAGTTATACTACCCTCGCTCCGGCATTCCTACGAGCGACAGTCAGATTTAGCTTTCTTGCTTAAGACATTAGGTCAGTTGTGGCTCTCAGGAGTCCAGATTGATTGGTCGGGCTTTTATGCTGCGGAGCGCCGTCATCGCCTTCCTTTACCAACTTATCCCTTTGAGCGCCAACGTTACTGGATTGAACCACAACAACTATCACCTTCATTCAGACAGTTTCACCCAAGACCAACAGCATCAGAGCTTTGGAAATCTCTGGTAGAAGTTGCACACATACAAGCGATTCAAGGGAGCTTAGAATTTGACGACCAAACTTATCGAGCCAACGAACAATGGTTAGATCGTTTATGTACTGCTTACATGAGCCTTGCTCTGAAGCATTTAGGTGCATTTAGCGATCTAGCCAAAAAGTATTCTCTTGAGGAATTATTTGAGCAATGTTCTATTATTCCTAAATACCGTGAATTGTTGTGTAGATGGCTGGAAGTACTGGTAGAGGAAGGTCAGTTACAGCAAGAAGAGGGCCTATTTACAAACTTTTTACCATCATCCACAGACTATATCAATACTCTTTTAGAAGAAGTCAGAGTCAGATGGGCAGATACACCTCAAAATATAGATTTGATCCAACTATTTGGTGAAAATCTGGTAGCTGTGCTTACTGGTCAAAAAGAACCATTGGAGTTGCATGTTGCTACATTAGTCAAGCAAGGAGAAATTTATCGAGAAAACTTGCCCTCCGAGGTTTACTTCAGAGACATTATGCGAGCAATGGTGGAAAAGCTGGCAATGACTTTACCCGCAGACGTGAACCTCAGAATTTTAGAAATCGGCGGTGGAACTGGGATTGCCACGGCAGAAATACTACCTATGTTATCATCCCCGCAAACAAACTATACTTTTACCGATGTGGGCGGTTTTTTTGTCAAAGAAGCCAAAAATAAGTTTAGTGCCTATCCTTTTGTCCAATATGGCTTACTAGACATCGAGCGATCGCCACAAGAGCAGGGGTACAATAGCCACAGTTTTGACGTAGTGGTAGCTGTCAATGTATTGCACACAATCCGCAACATCAAAGAAACCCTTCAGTATGTTCACTCTTTATTAGCTCCTGGAGGCTTCTTACTGCTCTGGGAGATCACTCAACCTAAACGAGAGTTTGACATGATTGACGGTCTGCTCATGAATCCCATAGAGGATCAAGAAGGTAGCCGCAACATGGGTAATCCATTTTTATCAAAGGAGCAGTGGCAGGAAGCACTAAACTCCTGTGGTTTTGTTGAAGTGGCGGCTTTGTCTGAATTGGAAGCCTTTGGAGAACATATCTTTGTTGCTCAAGCTTCTTCGTCAGCAGCATTATCAGCACCAACAGCATTTACAGCTTTAGTCGATCAAAAAGATATTGACAAGATGCCTCAAGTCTTGTCACATAAAAAGCCGGACATTGCCGACTGGTTTTATATTCCCTCCTGGAAACGCTCAATGCCGCCTCAGCCTTTTAAATTGACTCAGCCAAGATGCTGGTTAGTATTTCTTGATGAGTGCGGCTTGGGTATCCAAGTAGTGAAGCGACTCAAACTTGAGAACCAGAATATTATTACCGTCAAGATAGGAGAGCAATTTAGTAGCGAGAGCAAATCTTCTCCAGATGGACTCGATCAACACGCATACACGATCAATCCTCAACAACAAGATGACTACCACACTCTACTCAAAGAACTTTGCGCCCTGGACTTGATCCCAAAAACAATTGTTTATTTATGGAGTGTTACACCACCCGATCGCACAGAATTAGGACTTGAATCGTTAGACTCTCAAGATTTAGACTTTTATAGTTTGCTATTTCTAGCACAGGCAATTGGAGAACAAAATCTTACAGATTCCCTTGAAATTGGAATCGTTTCAAATAATATACAGGAATTAACAGGCGAAGAGGTGCTGTCTCCAGAGAAAGCGCTAGTTATTGGGCCCTGTAAAATCATTCCGATGGAGTACCCAAATATCAACTGTCGTAGTATTGATGTCGTTATTCCCGAAATAGAAAGTTGGCAAAGCGATAAACTCGTAGACCAGCTACTGACAGAACTCACTACTCAACTACCTGATCAAATTATCGCCTACCGTGGTAATCATCGGTGGGTGCAAACCTTTGAGCCAATCCGACTGCATGAAGTTGTTGAAGAAAAACCACGCTTAAGGGAAGGGGGAGTTTATCTAATTACGGGTGGATTAGGAGGTGTTGGTCTAGTGCTGGCCGAGTATCTAGCACAGACCGTCAAAGCAAAACTGATACTAACTGGGCGTTCAGTTTTTCCCGATCGCAACCAGTGGTTACAATGGTTATCCACTCATGATGAATCCGACAGCATCAGCTGTAAAATCCGAAAATTACAAGCGATCGAGGCATTAGGTGCGGAGGTATTGGTAGTCAGCGCCGATGTTACTAACTTACAACAAATGTCGGCAGCGATCGCTCAGGCAAATAATCGATTTGGTCAGATTCATGGCGTGATTCATGCCACATTAGTTCTAGAGGGAGGTCTTATTCAACTAAAAACAAAAGAAGCAGCAGCCAGTGGTCTTGCGCCGAAAGTAAAAGGAACACGAATCCTTGATATTCTCTTTAAGAATGCCAACTTAGACTTCTTTGTACTCTGTTCATCAAGTAATATATTTAAACCTATAGTGGGTATGGTGGACTACATTGCTGCAAATGCCTTTATTGACACGTTTGCTCATTACAGTGTCTCTAAACATGGCAGATTTACCAGAGCCATTAACTGGGATAGATGGAGCGATATAGGGAGAGCAGTAGATGTTGACTTACTATATAAAGCGAAAACAGGAAAAGAGATTGCGCCAGGAATGACACAAAAAGAAGGCGTTGAGGTATTTAGACGGATTCTTTTGAGTAGTATGGTGCCTCAGATAGTTGTGTCAACACAAGATTTGCTGACTGAGGTTGAGCAGAAATTTTCCTTAGAAGTCCTAGAGAAAACCAACATATCTAAATCGGTATACCAAAGGCCTCAATTGAGAAATGCTTATGTTGCTCCTACCAGCAAGACCGAGTCTAGGATTGCTGATATCTATCAAGAGTTACTAGGAGTTGAGCAGGTAGGTATTCATGACAACTTCTTTGAGTTAGGAGGAGACTCATTAATAGGAACTGTACTAATTTCTCAGCTTCG harbors:
- a CDS encoding non-ribosomal peptide synthetase translates to MTQFFNKFQEILPQCATIVDILRDRSFKMPHTQAFTFLEDGETQELTLTYHELDRRSRAVAAQLQALGLSGERAILLYPPGLDYLTAFFGCLYAGVVAVPAYPPRNQRKTPRIQAISRDAQVSVALTTTAMLPILQSILTPETKQGNFHWLTTDNIAQGIEDSWQQPAINGDTLAFLQYTSGSTGTPKGVMLSHGNLLHNAAVTYQMMEHSPSSKFVSWLPVYHDMGLIGGILQPLYGAFPCILMSPASFLQRPYRWLQAISHYKGTTSGGPNFAYEQCVQRITQEQKETLDLSSWNVAFNGAEPVRRDTLEQFATTFAECGFHQEAFYPCYGMAEATLIVSGGIKTALAPVKTVDKSALSQSQIVEATAQSQDIQSFVSCGETIPQQQIVIVNSETLTRCSSDEVGEIWVSGLSIGQGYWNRTEETEETFHAYLKDTKEGPFLRTGDLGFLDNGELFITGRAKDLIIIRGRNLYPQDIELTAQGSHLSLRSGANAAFTLEVNNEERLVIVQELEFRAKPNLAEVASAIRQAIAQDHEVQVYGVVLIKPGSIPKTSSGKIQRRATRTQFKNGELNIVESDILKISDIARNETQLQRSELLALSPRECQPVLESYLIELLGRVLSIATDDINLEEPLSTLGLDSLKVFELKNRIELDLEVEVSVADFFEGISGRSLATKILAQMTTDAIRSISLTQQEKNTSIYPLSFAQQGLWFINQLSPDTPTYSIPIVINFKGCINLTALEDSINEIIRRHEVLRTSFTMSDGQPIQVINQAVPLTLVVEDLRVLSENERTQEAQRLAIEFAQQPFDLSAQSLLRSKILQLNDKAYQLLVTLHHIIADGWSIGILIKELGALYDALSTDKLSLRHATRTPLPELTIQYGDFVNWQRKWLDGERIQPLLAYWKQKLQGELPVLNLSTDRARSPVKTFTGGQAKLILSQTLTKELKNLSRHSGVTLFMTLLTAFKTLLYRYTGQTDILVGSPIANRNRAEVDSLIGFFVNVLVLRTDLSGDLSFQELLARVKSTALEAYVHQDLPFEKLVEELKPNRDLSYNPLFQVMFVLQNVPKPSLSLSDVSVTYEEGYNRTSKFDLTLFMEDSEQGLVATCEYNMDLFNADTVTRMLGHFKTLLESIVSDPQQRISDLQLLTSSELEQLLVEWNDTKTDYPQDKCIHQLFEAQVEKTPSDIAVIFENQELTYQELNNRANQLAHYLQKLGVKPEVIVGVCMKRSPEMLIALLAILKVGGAYVPLDPAYPQERLTFMVEDSQTKVLLTQSHLVELFAKSNVHIVWIDRDSQLLSQQSRENLFSQVKSNNLAYVIYTSGSTGVPKGVAIEHQSCVALLTWSREIFTDNDLAGVLASTSICFDLSVFELFVPLSWGGKVILVENALHLPSLVAEVSLVNTVPSIIAELLQVDGLPASVRTVNLAGEPLQNQLVQQIYQNDRIQKVLNLYGPSEDTTYSTFVQVNKDSNVTIGRPIANTQIYLLDTKLQAVPIGVPGEIYIGGAGLARGYLNRPELTKERFISNPLNDKLESRLYKTGDLARYLPDGNLEYLGRIDHQVKIRGFRIELGEIENALLKHPAVREIVVLAREDKPRVQKLVAYIVLLPDQTPTISELRSYLKELLPEYMVPGVFIFLDTLPLLPNGKVDRRALPVPEALRPTLTTTYEVPQSEIEQQIAKLWQEVLHLDKVGIHDNFFDLGGHSLLMIQVNHKLRAILQRDISVVTMFQNPTIYSLAQYLSQKQQLYFTGTRHRAQKQIEAINRQKQLLSKQGKKNYE
- a CDS encoding type I polyketide synthase, producing MNNTTNNYLLEGIAVIGMAGRFPGAKNVSSFWQNLCDGVESTSAFTDAELIAFGISPELLSDPNYLKVGAILENIDLFDASFFGFNPKEAEITDPQHRLFLECAWEALENAGYASQSYESKIAVYAGASLNNYQSFNLNHDQIGSGNTFQKMIGNDKDFLATRVSYKLNLTGPSLTVQTACSTSLVATSLACQSLLNYQCDMALAGGVSVRIPQKTGYLHQEGGILSPDGHCRAFDAKAKGTIIGNGAGVVVLKRLADAIADGDNIYAVIKGSAINNDGSGKVGYTAPSVNGQADVVAEALALAGVEPETISYIETHGSGTVLGDPIEISALTNVFRESTDKKGFCAIGSVKTNIGHLDAAAGVTSLIKTVLALKQKQIPPSLNFEEPNPEIDFANSPFYVNTKLREWKTTHTPRRAGVSSLGIGGTNAHVILEEAPTLPESSPSRTWQLLVLSAKTDSALKSTTVNLADYLKQHPDLNLADIAYTLQCGRQVFEHRQTVVCQDIADAIAALEDPKRLLTSVPETEERPLAFMFPGLGTQYVNMALELYQVELTFQKQIDYCCEFLKPLLDKDLRDVLYPNRNSENDTQQKQNTVTAGLDLRKMLGRGGEQADIYTQKLNQTYLTQPAIFVIEYALAQLWMSWGIRPTAMIGYSIGEYVAATLAGVLSIEDALTLVAKRAQMIQELPSGAMLAVPLSEEQVHPLLNENLSLSAINGSQQCVIAGVIDAVDELESKLTQKGLACRRLQTSHAFHSKMMDAIAQPFTDLVKTVTLHPPKIPYLSNVTGTWITATEATDPTYWAKHLCETVRFADGVQQLWKKQNPILLEVGSGQTLSSLALQCLDNGSSTDQVILPSLRHSYERQSDLAFLLKTLGQLWLSGVQIDWSGFYAAERRHRLPLPTYPFERQRYWIEPQQLSPSFRQFHPRPTASELWKSLVEVAHIQAIQGSLEFDDQTYRANEQWLDRLCTAYMSLALKHLGAFSDLAKKYSLEELFEQCSIIPKYRELLCRWLEVLVEEGQLQQEEGLFTNFLPSSTDYINTLLEEVRVRWADTPQNIDLIQLFGENLVAVLTGQKEPLELHVATLVKQGEIYRENLPSEVYFRDIMRAMVEKLAMTLPADVNLRILEIGGGTGIATAEILPMLSSPQTNYTFTDVGGFFVKEAKNKFSAYPFVQYGLLDIERSPQEQGYNSHSFDVVVAVNVLHTIRNIKETLQYVHSLLAPGGFLLLWEITQPKREFDMIDGLLMNPIEDQEGSRNMGNPFLSKEQWQEALNSCGFVEVAALSELEAFGEHIFVAQASSSAALSAPTAFTALVDQKDIDKMPQVLSHKKPDIADWFYIPSWKRSMPPQPFKLTQPRCWLVFLDECGLGIQVVKRLKLENQNIITVKIGEQFSSESKSSPDGLDQHAYTINPQQQDDYHTLLKELCALDLIPKTIVYLWSVTPPDRTELGLESLDSQDLDFYSLLFLAQAIGEQNLTDSLEIGIVSNNIQELTGEEVLSPEKALVIGPCKIIPMEYPNINCRSIDVVIPEIESWQSDKLVDQLLTELTTQLPDQIIAYRGNHRWVQTFEPIRLHEVVEEKPRLREGGVYLITGGLGGVGLVLAEYLAQTVKAKLILTGRSVFPDRNQWLQWLSTHDESDSISCKIRKLQAIEALGAEVLVVSADVTNLQQMSAAIAQANNRFGQIHGVIHATLVLEGGLIQLKTKEAAASGLAPKVKGTRILDILFKNANLDFFVLCSSSNIFKPIVGMVDYIAANAFIDTFAHYSVSKHGRFTRAINWDRWSDIGRAVDVDLLYKAKTGKEIAPGMTQKEGVEVFRRILLSSMVPQIVVSTQDLLTEVEQKFSLEVLEKTNISKSVYQRPQLRNAYVAPTSKTESRIADIYQELLGVEQVGIHDNFFELGGDSLIGTVLISQLRKNFQVELSVRSLFEAPSVSELAILIEEIIIEELERLSEF